In a genomic window of Salminus brasiliensis chromosome 12, fSalBra1.hap2, whole genome shotgun sequence:
- the mybpc2a gene encoding myosin binding protein Ca isoform X4 — MPKPKKADPKKAEAAPPAEEDEGRDELPEDEHVPGEERQLSEITGLFVERPQSSVATKGKNITFVAKVDSSNLLRKPAMKWLKGKWLDLGSKAGKHLQFKETYDRNTKIYTYEMTIVKVVDGDAGGYRCEVTSKDKCDSCTFDITVEAAEEVQQTNILEAFKRSGDAGEDAGDLDFSGLLKKRERKQKEEPVEEVDVWEILKNAKPCDYEKIAFEYGITDLRGMLKRLKKMKKVEPKKSDAFLRKLEPAYSVEKGKRIQMSVELADPNAQVKWLKNGQEIKPSAKYLFETIGGIRKLTINKCTLSDDAAYECVVGEEKCFTEVFVQEPPVTITKLLDDVHVVVGDKVEFEVEVSDEGANVKWMKDGVELSRDGKYRFKKDGTKHWLIINEATKEDIGMYYVFTSGGESKGELEVEDKQLEVLQSIADLTVKAAEQAMFKCEVSDDKVTGKWFKDGVEVIPSDRIKMTHIGRIHKLLIDDVKPEDAGDYTFVPDGYALSLSAKLNFLEIKIDYVPRQDPPKIHLDATGSMVNKNTIIVVAGNKLRLDVEITGEPAPTVCWRKGPTEIANTEGRVRVENRKTLSSFVIEGAERGDEGLYCITVINPAGEDKAELNIRVVDVPDPPENVHCSGVGEDTATILWEPPKFDGGVPIKGYLMERKKKGSSRWTKLNFDIYESTEYEAKKMIEGVLYEMRVFAVNGIGVSQPSASSKPFMPIAPTSEPTRLMVDDITDNTCALKWLPPDRIGAGGVDGYIIEYCIEGESKWVQANEVPVEKNMYRVRELQVGEKYLFRVTAVNIAGRSPPAEINQGVTIREITERPKIRLPRQLRTKFIRKVGEKVNLVIPFQGKPRPVVTWMKDGAPLDPALVNIRTSEVDSILFIRQSTREHSGQYTMSVQIENMEDKVTIEIQIVGHCVYV; from the exons ATCCAAAGAAAGCAGAGGCagctccccctgctg aGGAGGATGAGGGGAGAGACG AGTTGCCTGAGGATG AGCATGTGCCCGGGGAGGAACGTCAACTCTCTGAAATAACCGGCCTGTTCGTGGAGAGACCTCAAAGTTCAGTAGCAACCAAAG GGAAAAATATAACATTTGTGGCCAAAGTGGACTCATCAAACCTGCTGAGGAAGCCAGCGATGAAGTGGCTGAAAGGGAAGTGGCTGGATCTGGGCAGCAAAGCTGGCAAGCATCTACAGTTCAAAGAAACCTACGATAGGAACACcaag ATATACACCTACGAGATGACTATTGTGAAGGTGGTTGATGGAGATGCAGGAGGTTACCGCTGTGAGGTCACGTCCAAGGACAAGTGTGACAGCTGCACTTTCGACATCACTGTTGAAG CTGCAGAAGAGGTGCAGCAAACAAACATTCTGGAGGCATTCAAACGATC AGGAGATGCTGGAGAGGATGCTGGTGATTTGGACTTCAGTGGTCTTCTCAAGAAAAG AGAGCGGAAACAGAAGGAGGAGCCTGTGGAGGAAGTGGATGTGTGGGAGATTCTGAAGAATGCCAAGCCATGTGACTATGAGAAGATCGCTTTTGAGTATGGCATCACAGACCTGAGGGGCATGCTGAAGAGgctgaagaagatgaagaaggtgGAGCCCAAAAAGAGCGATG CCTTTTTACGGAAGCTTGAACCTGCATATTCAGTGGAGAAAGGCAAGAGGATCCAAATGAGTGTGGAGCTTGCAGACCCTAATGCCCAGGTGAAATGGCTGAAGAACGGACAAGAGATCAAACCCTCAGCAAA GTATTTGTTTGAGACCATCGGGGGAATCCGCAAACTCACCATCAACAAGTGCACACTCTCTGATGATGCTGCATATGAGTGTGTAGTTGGAGAGGAAAAGTGTTTCACAGAGGTCTTCGTTCAAG agcctCCGGTCACCATTACTAAGTTGCTGGATGATGTCCATGTGGTGGTGGGTGACAAAGTGGAGTTTGAGGTGGAGGTGTCTGATGAAGGAgcaaatgtcaaatg GATGAAGGATGGGGTGGAGCTGAGTCGCGATGGGAAGTATCGCTTTAAGAAGGATGGAACTAAACACTGGCTGATCATCAACGAGGCCACCAAGGAGGATATTGGAATGTACTATGTCTTTACTAGTGGGGGAGAGTCAAAGGGAGAGTTGGAAGTGGAAG ATAAACAACTGGAGGTGCTGCAGAGTATTGCTGATCTGACCGTGAAGGCCGCTGAGCAGGCTATGTTTAAGTGTGAAGTGTCTGATGACAAAGTAACTGGCAAGTGGTTCAAGGATGGAGTGGAGGTCATTCCTAGCGACCGCATTAAGATGACACACATCGGCAG GATCCACAAACTGTTGATTGATGATGTGAAACCAGAGGATGCAGGAGACTACACCTTCGTCCCTGATGGCTATGCACTCTCACTCTCCGCCAAGCTCAATTTCttag AAATCAAGATCGATTATGTTCCTCGTCAGG ACCCTCCCAAAATCCACCTGGACGCCACTGGCAGCATGGTCAACAAAAACACCATTATTGTGGTTGCTGGCAATAAACTGCGTCTGGACGTGGAGATCACAGGAGAGCCGGCGCCCACTGTCTGCTGGAGGAAAGGACCTACT GAAATCGCAAACACAGAAGGCCGGGTGCGGGTGGAGAACAGGAAGACTCTGAGCAGCTTTGTGATagaaggagcagagagaggagatgaaggCCTTTACTGCATCACTGTCATCAACCCTGCAGGAGAGGACAAGGCTGAACTAAACATCAGGGTTGTGG ATGTCCCTGATCCCCCCGAGAATGTTCATTGCTCCGGAGTTGGAGAGGATACGGCAACCATCCTCTGGGAACCACCCAAGTTTGACGGTGGAGTTCCAATCAAAG GGTATCTaatggagaggaagaagaagggcTCCTCCAGATGGACTAAGCTGAACTTTGACATCTATGAGTCAACCGAGTATGAGGCAAAGAAGATGATTGAGGGCGTGCTGTATGAGATGAGGGTGTTTGCTGTCAATGGCATTGGTGTCTCCCAGCCCAGCGCCTCCTCCAAACCCTTCATGCCTATTG CCCCGACCAGTGAGCCAACCAGGCTGATGGTGGATGATATCACTGATAATACATGTGCCCTGAAGTGGCTCCCCCCAGATAGAATTGGCGCAGGAGGTGTGGATGGATACATTATTGAGTACTGCATTGAAGGAG AGAGTAAGTGGGTGCAGGCCAACGAGGTCCCCGTGGAGAAGAACATGTATCGTGTTCGGGAGCTGCAGGTGGGGGAGAAGTATTTGTTCCGGGTGACAGCCGTCAACATTGCTGGCCGCAGCCCCCCTGCAGAGATAAATCAAGGAGTCACCATTAGAGAGATCACTG AGCGCCCCAAGATTCGTCTTCCCCGGCAGCTGAGGACTAAGTTTATAAGGAAGGTGGGCGAGAAGGTCAACCTCGTTATTCCCTTCCAG GGAAAACCACGCCCCGTAGTGACCTGGATGAAAGACGGAGCCCCACTGGACCCAGCGCTGGTCAACATCCGCACCAGTGAGGTGGATTCCATTCTTTTCATCCGACAGTCCACCAGAGAGCACTCAGGACAGTACACGATGTCCGTACAGATTGAGAACATGGAGGACAAGGTCACCATCGAGATCCAAATCGTGG gacactgtgtctatgtttag
- the mybpc2a gene encoding myosin binding protein Ca isoform X1 has protein sequence MPKPKKADPKKAEAAPPAEEDEGRDELPEDEHVPGEERQLSEITGLFVERPQSSVATKGKNITFVAKVDSSNLLRKPAMKWLKGKWLDLGSKAGKHLQFKETYDRNTKIYTYEMTIVKVVDGDAGGYRCEVTSKDKCDSCTFDITVEAAEEVQQTNILEAFKRSGDAGEDAGDLDFSGLLKKRERKQKEEPVEEVDVWEILKNAKPCDYEKIAFEYGITDLRGMLKRLKKMKKVEPKKSDAFLRKLEPAYSVEKGKRIQMSVELADPNAQVKWLKNGQEIKPSAKYLFETIGGIRKLTINKCTLSDDAAYECVVGEEKCFTEVFVQEPPVTITKLLDDVHVVVGDKVEFEVEVSDEGANVKWMKDGVELSRDGKYRFKKDGTKHWLIINEATKEDIGMYYVFTSGGESKGELEVEDKQLEVLQSIADLTVKAAEQAMFKCEVSDDKVTGKWFKDGVEVIPSDRIKMTHIGRIHKLLIDDVKPEDAGDYTFVPDGYALSLSAKLNFLEIKIDYVPRQDPPKIHLDATGSMVNKNTIIVVAGNKLRLDVEITGEPAPTVCWRKGPTEIANTEGRVRVENRKTLSSFVIEGAERGDEGLYCITVINPAGEDKAELNIRVVDVPDPPENVHCSGVGEDTATILWEPPKFDGGVPIKGYLMERKKKGSSRWTKLNFDIYESTEYEAKKMIEGVLYEMRVFAVNGIGVSQPSASSKPFMPIAPTSEPTRLMVDDITDNTCALKWLPPDRIGAGGVDGYIIEYCIEGESKWVQANEVPVEKNMYRVRELQVGEKYLFRVTAVNIAGRSPPAEINQGVTIREITERPKIRLPRQLRTKFIRKVGEKVNLVIPFQGKPRPVVTWMKDGAPLDPALVNIRTSEVDSILFIRQSTREHSGQYTMSVQIENMEDKVTIEIQIVVMSSSFFHSFQFSNTHTHTHILMDTEKPGPPIAVTVTDVWGFNAALEWKPPKDNGNSEITGYTIQKADMKTKDWFTVYEHNRRPSCTISDLVMGNEYSFRIFSENICGLSDDAGLSKNKAVIAKTGLQFKQQPYKERDMNSSPKFITPLVDRCVIAGYNAAISCAVRGSPKPKIIWMKNKMIIGADPKFLMQNNQGVLTLNIRKPSLFDGGQYICKAVNDLGEDQVECRLEVRVFKEKEEAKK, from the exons ATCCAAAGAAAGCAGAGGCagctccccctgctg aGGAGGATGAGGGGAGAGACG AGTTGCCTGAGGATG AGCATGTGCCCGGGGAGGAACGTCAACTCTCTGAAATAACCGGCCTGTTCGTGGAGAGACCTCAAAGTTCAGTAGCAACCAAAG GGAAAAATATAACATTTGTGGCCAAAGTGGACTCATCAAACCTGCTGAGGAAGCCAGCGATGAAGTGGCTGAAAGGGAAGTGGCTGGATCTGGGCAGCAAAGCTGGCAAGCATCTACAGTTCAAAGAAACCTACGATAGGAACACcaag ATATACACCTACGAGATGACTATTGTGAAGGTGGTTGATGGAGATGCAGGAGGTTACCGCTGTGAGGTCACGTCCAAGGACAAGTGTGACAGCTGCACTTTCGACATCACTGTTGAAG CTGCAGAAGAGGTGCAGCAAACAAACATTCTGGAGGCATTCAAACGATC AGGAGATGCTGGAGAGGATGCTGGTGATTTGGACTTCAGTGGTCTTCTCAAGAAAAG AGAGCGGAAACAGAAGGAGGAGCCTGTGGAGGAAGTGGATGTGTGGGAGATTCTGAAGAATGCCAAGCCATGTGACTATGAGAAGATCGCTTTTGAGTATGGCATCACAGACCTGAGGGGCATGCTGAAGAGgctgaagaagatgaagaaggtgGAGCCCAAAAAGAGCGATG CCTTTTTACGGAAGCTTGAACCTGCATATTCAGTGGAGAAAGGCAAGAGGATCCAAATGAGTGTGGAGCTTGCAGACCCTAATGCCCAGGTGAAATGGCTGAAGAACGGACAAGAGATCAAACCCTCAGCAAA GTATTTGTTTGAGACCATCGGGGGAATCCGCAAACTCACCATCAACAAGTGCACACTCTCTGATGATGCTGCATATGAGTGTGTAGTTGGAGAGGAAAAGTGTTTCACAGAGGTCTTCGTTCAAG agcctCCGGTCACCATTACTAAGTTGCTGGATGATGTCCATGTGGTGGTGGGTGACAAAGTGGAGTTTGAGGTGGAGGTGTCTGATGAAGGAgcaaatgtcaaatg GATGAAGGATGGGGTGGAGCTGAGTCGCGATGGGAAGTATCGCTTTAAGAAGGATGGAACTAAACACTGGCTGATCATCAACGAGGCCACCAAGGAGGATATTGGAATGTACTATGTCTTTACTAGTGGGGGAGAGTCAAAGGGAGAGTTGGAAGTGGAAG ATAAACAACTGGAGGTGCTGCAGAGTATTGCTGATCTGACCGTGAAGGCCGCTGAGCAGGCTATGTTTAAGTGTGAAGTGTCTGATGACAAAGTAACTGGCAAGTGGTTCAAGGATGGAGTGGAGGTCATTCCTAGCGACCGCATTAAGATGACACACATCGGCAG GATCCACAAACTGTTGATTGATGATGTGAAACCAGAGGATGCAGGAGACTACACCTTCGTCCCTGATGGCTATGCACTCTCACTCTCCGCCAAGCTCAATTTCttag AAATCAAGATCGATTATGTTCCTCGTCAGG ACCCTCCCAAAATCCACCTGGACGCCACTGGCAGCATGGTCAACAAAAACACCATTATTGTGGTTGCTGGCAATAAACTGCGTCTGGACGTGGAGATCACAGGAGAGCCGGCGCCCACTGTCTGCTGGAGGAAAGGACCTACT GAAATCGCAAACACAGAAGGCCGGGTGCGGGTGGAGAACAGGAAGACTCTGAGCAGCTTTGTGATagaaggagcagagagaggagatgaaggCCTTTACTGCATCACTGTCATCAACCCTGCAGGAGAGGACAAGGCTGAACTAAACATCAGGGTTGTGG ATGTCCCTGATCCCCCCGAGAATGTTCATTGCTCCGGAGTTGGAGAGGATACGGCAACCATCCTCTGGGAACCACCCAAGTTTGACGGTGGAGTTCCAATCAAAG GGTATCTaatggagaggaagaagaagggcTCCTCCAGATGGACTAAGCTGAACTTTGACATCTATGAGTCAACCGAGTATGAGGCAAAGAAGATGATTGAGGGCGTGCTGTATGAGATGAGGGTGTTTGCTGTCAATGGCATTGGTGTCTCCCAGCCCAGCGCCTCCTCCAAACCCTTCATGCCTATTG CCCCGACCAGTGAGCCAACCAGGCTGATGGTGGATGATATCACTGATAATACATGTGCCCTGAAGTGGCTCCCCCCAGATAGAATTGGCGCAGGAGGTGTGGATGGATACATTATTGAGTACTGCATTGAAGGAG AGAGTAAGTGGGTGCAGGCCAACGAGGTCCCCGTGGAGAAGAACATGTATCGTGTTCGGGAGCTGCAGGTGGGGGAGAAGTATTTGTTCCGGGTGACAGCCGTCAACATTGCTGGCCGCAGCCCCCCTGCAGAGATAAATCAAGGAGTCACCATTAGAGAGATCACTG AGCGCCCCAAGATTCGTCTTCCCCGGCAGCTGAGGACTAAGTTTATAAGGAAGGTGGGCGAGAAGGTCAACCTCGTTATTCCCTTCCAG GGAAAACCACGCCCCGTAGTGACCTGGATGAAAGACGGAGCCCCACTGGACCCAGCGCTGGTCAACATCCGCACCAGTGAGGTGGATTCCATTCTTTTCATCCGACAGTCCACCAGAGAGCACTCAGGACAGTACACGATGTCCGTACAGATTGAGAACATGGAGGACAAGGTCACCATCGAGATCCAAATCGTGG TGAtgtcttcctctttttttcactCCTTTCAAttttccaacacacacacacacacacacatccttatGGACACAGAGAAGCCAGGCCCCCCCATAGCTGTCACTGTGACTGATGTCTGGGGCTTTAACGCTGCTCTGGAATGGAAACCCCCCAAAGACAATGGCAACAGTGAAATCACTGGATACACCATCCAGAAGGCTGACATGAAAACTAAG GACTGGTTCACTGTATATGAACATAACCGCAGACCAAGCTGCACCATTTCTGATCTGGTGATGGGAAACGAATACTCGTTCCGCATTTTCAGCGAGAATATCTGCGGCCTGAGCGATGATGCAGGACTCAGCAAGAACAAGGCCGTCATTGCCAAAACAG GACTCCAGTTCAAGCAACAGCCATACAAGGAGAGAGACATGAACAGCTCCCCCAAGTTCATAACACCCCTTGTGGACAGGTGTGTCATTGCAGGCTACAACGCTGCCATCAGCTGCGCTGTCCGTGGTTCTCCCaaa CCTAAGATCATTTGGATGAAGAATAAGATGATAATTGGTGCAGATCCCAAGTTCCTTATGCAGAACAACCAAGGAGTGCTGACTCTGAACATCCGTAAACCCAGCCTGTTCGATGGGGGGCAGTACATCTGCAAGGCCGTAAACGACCTGGGAGAGGACCAGGTGGAGTGCAGGCTGGAGGTCCGAG tctttaaagaaaaagaagaagcaaAGAAATGA
- the mybpc2a gene encoding myosin binding protein Ca isoform X5 has product MPKPKKADPKKAEAAPPAEEDEGRDELPEDEHVPGEERQLSEITGLFVERPQSSVATKGKNITFVAKVDSSNLLRKPAMKWLKGKWLDLGSKAGKHLQFKETYDRNTKIYTYEMTIVKVVDGDAGGYRCEVTSKDKCDSCTFDITVEAAEEVQQTNILEAFKRSGDAGEDAGDLDFSGLLKKRERKQKEEPVEEVDVWEILKNAKPCDYEKIAFEYGITDLRGMLKRLKKMKKVEPKKSDAFLRKLEPAYSVEKGKRIQMSVELADPNAQVKWLKNGQEIKPSAKYLFETIGGIRKLTINKCTLSDDAAYECVVGEEKCFTEVFVQEPPVTITKLLDDVHVVVGDKVEFEVEVSDEGANVKWMKDGVELSRDGKYRFKKDGTKHWLIINEATKEDIGMYYVFTSGGESKGELEVEDKQLEVLQSIADLTVKAAEQAMFKCEVSDDKVTGKWFKDGVEVIPSDRIKMTHIGRIHKLLIDDVKPEDAGDYTFVPDGYALSLSAKLNFLEIKIDYVPRQDPPKIHLDATGSMVNKNTIIVVAGNKLRLDVEITGEPAPTVCWRKGPTEIANTEGRVRVENRKTLSSFVIEGAERGDEGLYCITVINPAGEDKAELNIRVVDVPDPPENVHCSGVGEDTATILWEPPKFDGGVPIKGYLMERKKKGSSRWTKLNFDIYESTEYEAKKMIEGVLYEMRVFAVNGIGVSQPSASSKPFMPIAPTSEPTRLMVDDITDNTCALKWLPPDRIGAGGVDGYIIEYCIEGESKWVQANEVPVEKNMYRVRELQVGEKYLFRVTAVNIAGRSPPAEINQGVTIREITERPKIRLPRQLRTKFIRKVGEKVNLVIPFQGKPRPVVTWMKDGAPLDPALVNIRTSEVDSILFIRQSTREHSGQYTMSVQIENMEDKVTIEIQIVAV; this is encoded by the exons ATCCAAAGAAAGCAGAGGCagctccccctgctg aGGAGGATGAGGGGAGAGACG AGTTGCCTGAGGATG AGCATGTGCCCGGGGAGGAACGTCAACTCTCTGAAATAACCGGCCTGTTCGTGGAGAGACCTCAAAGTTCAGTAGCAACCAAAG GGAAAAATATAACATTTGTGGCCAAAGTGGACTCATCAAACCTGCTGAGGAAGCCAGCGATGAAGTGGCTGAAAGGGAAGTGGCTGGATCTGGGCAGCAAAGCTGGCAAGCATCTACAGTTCAAAGAAACCTACGATAGGAACACcaag ATATACACCTACGAGATGACTATTGTGAAGGTGGTTGATGGAGATGCAGGAGGTTACCGCTGTGAGGTCACGTCCAAGGACAAGTGTGACAGCTGCACTTTCGACATCACTGTTGAAG CTGCAGAAGAGGTGCAGCAAACAAACATTCTGGAGGCATTCAAACGATC AGGAGATGCTGGAGAGGATGCTGGTGATTTGGACTTCAGTGGTCTTCTCAAGAAAAG AGAGCGGAAACAGAAGGAGGAGCCTGTGGAGGAAGTGGATGTGTGGGAGATTCTGAAGAATGCCAAGCCATGTGACTATGAGAAGATCGCTTTTGAGTATGGCATCACAGACCTGAGGGGCATGCTGAAGAGgctgaagaagatgaagaaggtgGAGCCCAAAAAGAGCGATG CCTTTTTACGGAAGCTTGAACCTGCATATTCAGTGGAGAAAGGCAAGAGGATCCAAATGAGTGTGGAGCTTGCAGACCCTAATGCCCAGGTGAAATGGCTGAAGAACGGACAAGAGATCAAACCCTCAGCAAA GTATTTGTTTGAGACCATCGGGGGAATCCGCAAACTCACCATCAACAAGTGCACACTCTCTGATGATGCTGCATATGAGTGTGTAGTTGGAGAGGAAAAGTGTTTCACAGAGGTCTTCGTTCAAG agcctCCGGTCACCATTACTAAGTTGCTGGATGATGTCCATGTGGTGGTGGGTGACAAAGTGGAGTTTGAGGTGGAGGTGTCTGATGAAGGAgcaaatgtcaaatg GATGAAGGATGGGGTGGAGCTGAGTCGCGATGGGAAGTATCGCTTTAAGAAGGATGGAACTAAACACTGGCTGATCATCAACGAGGCCACCAAGGAGGATATTGGAATGTACTATGTCTTTACTAGTGGGGGAGAGTCAAAGGGAGAGTTGGAAGTGGAAG ATAAACAACTGGAGGTGCTGCAGAGTATTGCTGATCTGACCGTGAAGGCCGCTGAGCAGGCTATGTTTAAGTGTGAAGTGTCTGATGACAAAGTAACTGGCAAGTGGTTCAAGGATGGAGTGGAGGTCATTCCTAGCGACCGCATTAAGATGACACACATCGGCAG GATCCACAAACTGTTGATTGATGATGTGAAACCAGAGGATGCAGGAGACTACACCTTCGTCCCTGATGGCTATGCACTCTCACTCTCCGCCAAGCTCAATTTCttag AAATCAAGATCGATTATGTTCCTCGTCAGG ACCCTCCCAAAATCCACCTGGACGCCACTGGCAGCATGGTCAACAAAAACACCATTATTGTGGTTGCTGGCAATAAACTGCGTCTGGACGTGGAGATCACAGGAGAGCCGGCGCCCACTGTCTGCTGGAGGAAAGGACCTACT GAAATCGCAAACACAGAAGGCCGGGTGCGGGTGGAGAACAGGAAGACTCTGAGCAGCTTTGTGATagaaggagcagagagaggagatgaaggCCTTTACTGCATCACTGTCATCAACCCTGCAGGAGAGGACAAGGCTGAACTAAACATCAGGGTTGTGG ATGTCCCTGATCCCCCCGAGAATGTTCATTGCTCCGGAGTTGGAGAGGATACGGCAACCATCCTCTGGGAACCACCCAAGTTTGACGGTGGAGTTCCAATCAAAG GGTATCTaatggagaggaagaagaagggcTCCTCCAGATGGACTAAGCTGAACTTTGACATCTATGAGTCAACCGAGTATGAGGCAAAGAAGATGATTGAGGGCGTGCTGTATGAGATGAGGGTGTTTGCTGTCAATGGCATTGGTGTCTCCCAGCCCAGCGCCTCCTCCAAACCCTTCATGCCTATTG CCCCGACCAGTGAGCCAACCAGGCTGATGGTGGATGATATCACTGATAATACATGTGCCCTGAAGTGGCTCCCCCCAGATAGAATTGGCGCAGGAGGTGTGGATGGATACATTATTGAGTACTGCATTGAAGGAG AGAGTAAGTGGGTGCAGGCCAACGAGGTCCCCGTGGAGAAGAACATGTATCGTGTTCGGGAGCTGCAGGTGGGGGAGAAGTATTTGTTCCGGGTGACAGCCGTCAACATTGCTGGCCGCAGCCCCCCTGCAGAGATAAATCAAGGAGTCACCATTAGAGAGATCACTG AGCGCCCCAAGATTCGTCTTCCCCGGCAGCTGAGGACTAAGTTTATAAGGAAGGTGGGCGAGAAGGTCAACCTCGTTATTCCCTTCCAG GGAAAACCACGCCCCGTAGTGACCTGGATGAAAGACGGAGCCCCACTGGACCCAGCGCTGGTCAACATCCGCACCAGTGAGGTGGATTCCATTCTTTTCATCCGACAGTCCACCAGAGAGCACTCAGGACAGTACACGATGTCCGTACAGATTGAGAACATGGAGGACAAGGTCACCATCGAGATCCAAATCGTGG CTGTGTAG